The DNA segment CTGAGCCCCAGTAAAAGCCTGGAACTCCAGGTGAAGCCATAGGCCCCAGGGGCACCAGTTGCCAGCCTGGAGCCCAACAGAAAGGAAGCCAGAGACCCCAGGAAGCAGTTGCTGCCACCCTGGGGCCAACTTGAATTAAGAACTTTgtactatttctttaaaaagatgaaCTCTGCAGTCCATGATTGGTTGACATTAAGAAGGCATAAGCCAAAGCGACAACAGGGAGGCGAGGCTGGTTAAAGCAATATACATTATATACAAACTGTTGGGTTAATTAGTCCACTTGGTAGGCAACGTCCTTCTTGTCTACAAGGCGCACTGGAATgagcaggggaggagaggggggcaAGATTCCATCCGATACCTTCTTGGCACTGAAGTGGTAAGGTGCCAGCGCCTCTTGAtagaaaacatggagaaaaaataatctttaaataacGGCACAAAACTGAGAAAGTCCTCCCAAAGCCTGCCCCAGTGGAATTGCCCGAGTCTAGCTGGAGGGGCTGATCTGTCTGAGAGCAGAGTCTCTGCAGCAGGGAAAGGGCATTAGCAGCACCGCTTCTTCCTTTTACTGTTCTTCGTTAGCTTCACCACATCattctgttgctgctgttgctgctttgctaagttttctttctttgctcgCAGGACTAGCTCTGTAATGCAATTAAACATCTGCAAGAGAAACAAGCAAGTTCAGACCACCCAGGAACTCAAGCTAGCTTTTGTGGGATGCTGTTCTTTTGAAATAACTCCACTTCTCCAGATATTTCAATAATCGTTCAGAGATCTTCCCCTGCCCACTACGGGCCAAGTAGAAATCCAGTACCTTCCCGACCCACTCCCAAGTTAAATCAATAACACCTCTATCCCCTTTCCCAAACCAGTAAACAGAAACAGGTCAGTTTGGCAACTGAGGCCAGGAGTGAAGATTACTTCTGGGAGGTAGGACTGCCCATTCTCCCTAATAGCAAGTCTTTCCTGAGGCCATGCCTAGTATGTTAGCACTGTAAAGCTAGTGAAAATGTAACGTGGGATCCTTCATTTCACTTCCCCAACTCCTCCAAACACAGTTGGATgtctttttttgacattttacCTACTCACTTGCAATTTGTATAAACCATTTTATCTTTCTTCCTCAATGGGAAGAACGTAATTGATATTTTTTCCCAAACCATTATCCCCAAAACAATTTTATCTATATCCTTCTGCATATTATATTACCTCTTccacattaatattttctttggcGCTGGTCTCAAACAATTGGATCTCCATCTGTCCAGCAAATTTATAGGCATCTTCTGTTTCTACCACTTTTCGCTCTGGGTCATCATTCTTATTTCCcactaaaaaaaggaaagaaaaaagtcagtttgGTACTTCAGCAGGTCAGCCCACTAAATAAGACGTTGTGACTCTCTGATTAGAAACCTACCTAGTATCCGGCAGACATCATCACAGTTTTGATTAATTTCATGCAACCACCGTTTTACATTCACAAAAGATTCTGCACTCGTTACATCGTAGACAACAATGACCCCATGTGTTCCTCTGTAATACCTATGGAGAGGAAAATACAATAAATGTTAACTCAGGCTGTGTATCACCTTCTTGGCTCTTTCTCTTTCACTTCGCTTCTACAAGATTCATAACAAATCCCCAACTTACAGCAATCAAGTGCCCCCATTTTCTTTCCACTGGGAGTCATTTAGCTCTTTCAACAGCTAGATCACATGCTATTCCTCTAAACCTACAGAGTTCCCTGCTCATTTAGTCTATACAAGTAGGTTTCAAAGTCCAAAGACTGCTGTTTACTTCCTTGTTCAGGTTGACAAGACCTTCAAAGATGAATACTGTCTTCCAGCTAGGTGAGCAAAAGGTAGCGGTGCCCCCAATACGTCCTCAGAACTGGCTGTGATGCAAACTTTTGCATTGTACAAGCCACATCAAgtttttgcagtaatttttttatCTGTGAAAGATCACTTACAGACTAAAATTTCAGCAGATCTCCAAATATACTCAACCCTCACAGTTCTCTTGTGCTCATAAAAATTTCTGTCTTGTTGAGCGACTGTGTTCTGATCACACCTTCCTACTCAACAGATCGACTCCATATGTGCATTCAATGCGCTCTGCTACCTTTAGCCATTAAAAATAAGCTTCATTTCAGTTTATTCCCATTAGTCTTGGGCAACCAGCACCTTTAAAAGATGACAAGCAATTCTGATATGCGAGAAAATTGCCAGAATTCAAGTTCCAACATTATCACCTGCATGAACCTACTAAAGGCGGACAGTACGCGCACCATGAGAATGctatataaaaaaaaggaagctcCACCTTCTCAGTTTTCAGCCACATTCACGGGGCTACAGGGTATTTTCCCTACTGCAAATTAGTCAGCtttgaccaaaaaaaagtaattgaaacagTGGACGGTGAGGTCTTCACCAGCATCTAGCTTTGATGTAGCcttattctttcccttttatttcctcttctttctcatgATCGATATTaagatttttaataaaacaaattcAAGAACCCAGCATACCAAAATTGAGGATTTTTCCCTTAAACTGCGACAGCATTTCTAGACCTTGATCTCTTACTGTAAGTACCTCTTGCAGCACTCTCCCTTCCACTGCACTTTAGATGTCCACTGTGACCGCTCTGGTCCTCTTTGAAGGAGTTATTCCAACTCAAGCAAACACATCCCTGACCTTCAAAGCCTTTTAATCTAATCCAAATGCACTTTCAGAAGATCTCAAAGCTTCAGCTCACTTCTGCTACTGATGCACTTGAGCAAGTCACTCTTTTCCCCACCTTTAGCCTCAACCCTTCTGTAACAGAAGCCACAGAAGCCACCTGCCTTTACAAGCCATCAAGACAGAGTTCCACAGACAGGCCTGTATCACATATGGAGCGCACACatctcccccacccccttcctctcATGATCGCTTTGTAGTGATAGTCATCTGTGACATGACACATACTCTATGGAAGTAGGGGAGCCCGCTCCTACTGCCCATCTGGGCATTTTCAGAAGACAGTCAAATACTTCTTCCATGCCATATTCTACCAGTAATTTATACTGTACATTCACTTTCCTTGGCAAGAATTAACACCAGTAAGAATTACTTATTCCCAGTCTGTAAGAGATCTTGCACTTTCAAATACTCTAGTCCATTTGCAATTAGTTCCTTTAACAGTTTCAAAACTTGCTACAGCACTGCATTTGTGCTTTACTTCATTACAAGCTCAACTTCATTTCGTAACTTAGATCCTTTAGAGCAAAAAGTATTCCACAGCCTGAATCCACACGTTGCAAAAATAAACCATCCTCTCCTGACACTAACATGCACTGCACACTGGGTTTGATGGATATTGCTTTGTGTGATAGCATTAGAAAGGGAAAGATCTCCAATCCTACCAACACACTAGATTTCTCTACATCTGAACAATAAAGTAATCATCTTCAAATTCTCCCATATCACCTAATAGTCTTTTAATTCAGCAACCCTCAGGCCAACCTACCATTTCCTCCCTAACACTGAGCATTACATGTGCAAAGACAACACAGCCTTTAGAGAAACGCAGTGGTTCAGCTACACCTACGCAGAGCTGCTTCATTCTGCTGTGCACACCATAAAACCATGCCTGGTATCCCA comes from the Strix uralensis isolate ZFMK-TIS-50842 chromosome 17, bStrUra1, whole genome shotgun sequence genome and includes:
- the RAB35 gene encoding ras-related protein Rab-35: MARDYDHLFKLLIIGDSGVGKSSLLLRFADNTFSGSYITTIGVDFKIRTVEINGEKVKLQIWDTAGQERFRTITSTYYRGTHGVIVVYDVTSAESFVNVKRWLHEINQNCDDVCRILVGNKNDDPERKVVETEDAYKFAGQMEIQLFETSAKENINVEEMFNCITELVLRAKKENLAKQQQQQQNDVVKLTKNSKRKKRCC